In Syngnathus typhle isolate RoL2023-S1 ecotype Sweden linkage group LG14, RoL_Styp_1.0, whole genome shotgun sequence, one genomic interval encodes:
- the fyco1a gene encoding FYVE and coiled-coil domain-containing protein 1 isoform X1 yields MAAGATVGESQLQRIIRDLHEAVGELAKEYKENGEPITDDSTSLHKFSYKLEYLLQFDQKEKTTFLGTKRDYWDYFTDCLAKIKGANDGIRFVKSITELKTSLGKGRAFIRYSLVHQRLADTLQQCLLNQRVTSEWYYARSPFLKPHLSVDIIIHLYELNEIHFDVASRGYDLDASWPTFARRTLGGASSPGHTWKPPSRSSSINSLASSYSQQASELLSSPEYGQGLLNDLNDSLPACSEDVSTVEELRLELDRSDLKQQELLNKMQQLSAEAEELRGVVVELQRQLDTSLTAQEEQRGLQGELKGLQGREENLSREVERLRSVEKATEAEQLLLQEKLAASEGKNIELLAKLDGVLSEKGQQAASHFDSAQKIHELLDSLKEAEKGKMEAVAEAEEKKRQTERAEEQLRVKAAAAKDVETMLRAQLASESKEKGKLQTRLEKQCHALEKLQGALTLRDKEASHLQRQLQDLQTSLEEKDKGAQEVKRRAQEDLGSQREAFEGEIATLKKQREVKEAELTTSCQKLQLLEDHCQSLSAEKDTLTPKLDNLESCVREKDAKIEDYKTQCANLIELNEKLLSSAKKNDELKKEMAENRATLEGELASLKGSKKQLRRQLDDAKMTVGEKEKGLREENLKLEESLQKANMAAKLSDDKSKHLEEENQRLREEQDTVKQSLFLMQADLKSVHGQIGELEKSLGDSRKNEASLQEQLRAAEAQLQAKEKNLLEVQSRVLTLESMEKELKLAKAACEKQTEMTKAVTCEKQAMEKCQLERSAVQAKENQEAVVKLTVMEGQLEVNMTEVSRLQADILNLKVNLQRSEEEKLKSQAQLEVTEAQRDELRTLTEQLKVQTEALNQKHVAELLECKKKEEALTEQRDREMAAHAELSISAAALREEMAALKADNNRLALEITETREGLHRANTEMAELGMSICKLSAEKEEAKKNWADDTVAMEELRHEVERLEECVGQLQLENERLEAELNQKEKLPEAIAKLQEQLVQSSNQLQNLKVSNQEEMKSLKFQMSSENMTHQAQMKNVEKQLADVKSQLQEENEKVSRLRERVSELEAENEQYLQLSGEKDAHITKTEASVRESDDAIQQLRDALASAESSHLASQNECEALKRELTATQDTQQNQHLKMTAEIDDLNRTKVNLEERLIELIRDKDALWQKSDALEFEQKLRAEERWWLVDNDATHCLGCQGQFTWWLRRHHCRLCGRIFCYYCSNYYAMIKHSGKKERCCRECHSGVMERFIAAELSLSDQQPSPPGAEAHPTPEPTPDTPTPSVSVSDPSNKPDDGAFDIITEEEVNGVYDSDANSQTTGGSFEAEHEQRPSGSLNIGVGELTPDEPEENVATVQDSEINLLKSGELTMAVPLSIEDISQFGDGSRELFIKSSCYSVVTVAVADAGPSIGWMFSSEPKSISFSVVYRENADDQLERSKVLIPLTRCNSHKETIQGQLKVRRPGTYALIFDNSFSRFISKKVFYHLTMEKPIIYDGSDFP; encoded by the exons ATGGCTGCTGGGGCTACGGTTGGGGAGAGCCAGCTCCAGAGGATTATCCGAGATCTACATG AAGCTGTTGGGGAGCTTGCTAAAGAGTATAAGGAAAACGGGGAGCCGATTACAGATGACAGCACCAGCCTGCACAAATTCTCCTACAAACTGGAGTACCTGCTACAA TTTGACCAGAAGGAGAAGACAACATTTCTTGGCACAAAAAGAGATTACTGGGATTACTTCACTGATTGCCTGGCTAAAATCAAAGGCGCCAATGATGGCATTCGTTTCGTCAAATCCATAACGGAG CTGAAGACGTCGCTAGGGAAGGGCCGGGCGTTCATTCGTTACTCCCTCGTGCACCAGCGATTGGCTGACACTCTGCAGCAGTGCCTCTTGAACCAGAGAGTCACCAG cGAATGGTACTACGCAAGAAGCCCATTTTTAAAGCCTCACCTCAGTGTGGATATCATCATCCACTTGTACGAACTCAACGAGATTCACTTTGATGTCGCGTCCAGAGGCTATGACCTCGATGCCTCCTGGCCCACCTTTGCTAG GAGGACACTGGGAGGTGCAAGCTCACCTGGACACACATGGAAACCGCCCAGTCGCAGTTCCAGTATTAACAGTTTGGCCAGCAGTTACTCCCAG CAAGCATCTGAGTTGCTTTCCAGCCCCGAGTATGGTCAGGGTTTGCTGAATGACCTGAACgactccctgcctgcctgcagcgAAGACGTCAGCACAGTGGAAGAACTTCGTCTGGAGCTGGACCGCTCCGATCTGAAGCAGCAGGAGCTCCTGAATAAAATGCAGCAGCTGAGCGCGGAGGCTGAGGAGCTCAGAGGGGTTGTGGTGGAGCTCCAGAGACAGCTGGATACATCACTCACCGCGCAAGAGGAGCAACGAGGTTTGCAGGGAGAGTTAAAAGGTCTGCAAGGCAGAGAGGAGAACCTTTCCAGAGAGGTGGAAAGGCTCAGGTCTGTCGAAAAAGCCACGGAGGCCGAGCAGCTCCTCCTCCAGGAAAAGCTGGCGGCCTCTGAGGGGAAGAACATCGAGCTGCTGGCCAAGTTGGACGGAGTTCTGAGTGAGAAGGGCCAGCAGGCGGCCAGTCACTTTGATTCTGCGCAAAAGATACACGAGTTGTTGGACAGCTTGAAGGAGGCAGAGAAGGGCAAGATGGAGGCCGTTGCTGAGGCCGAAGAGAAGAAGAGGCAGACGGAAAGGGCAGAGGAGCAGCTGCGGGTTAAGGCAGCTGCGGCAAAGGATGTTGAAACAATGCTCAGAGCGCAACTTGCATCTGAGTCTAAAGAAAAAGGCAAACTGCAGACCAGACTAGAGAAACAGTGCCACGCCCTTGAAAAGCTCCAAGGCGCCTTGACACTGCGAGACAAAGAGGCCAGCCACTTACAAAGGCAGCTGCAAGACCTCCAAACATCTCTAGAGGAGAAGGACAAAGGGGCGCAGGAGGTGAAAAGGAGAGCACAAGAGGACCTGGGTAGCCAGAGGGAGGCTTTCGAAGGAGAAATTGCCACGTTGAAAAAGCAGCGGGAGGTTAAAGAAGCAGAGCTGACCACCAGCTGCCAAAAGCTGCAACTTCTCGAAGACCACTGCCAAAGCCTGAGTGCCGAGAAGGACACGCTGACCCCAAAGCTTGACAACCTAGAGAGTTGCGTTCGCGAGAAAGACGCAAAGATAGAGGACTACAAGACGCAGTGTGCCAATCTAATAGAATTAAATGAGAAACTGCTGAGCTCGGCAAAGAAAAACGACGAGCTTAAGAAGGAGATGGCAGAGAACCGAGCGACCCTCGAAGGTGAATTAGCATCTCTTAAGGGTTCTAAGAAACAACTACGGAGACAGCTGGACGATGCCAAGATGACTGTGggcgaaaaagaaaaagggttgCGAGAAGAGAATCTCAAACTGGAGGAGAGTCTGCAGAaggccaacatggccgccaagCTCTCAGATGACAAGTCTAAGCATCTCGAGGAGGAGAACCAGAGGCTGAGAGAGGAGCAGGACACGGTGAAACAATCTCTGTTTCTCATGCAGGCCGACTTGAAGAGCGTTCACGGGCAGATTGGCGAGCTGGAGAAGAGCTTGGGAGACTCGCGGAAGAATGAAGCCAGCCTTCAAGAGCAACTGCGGGCCGCGGAGGCGCAGCTCCAGGCTAAAGAGAAGAACCTTCTTGAGGTCCAGTCCAGGGTGCTTACTCTAGAGTCCATGGAGAAGGAGCTGAAGTTGGCGAAAGCAGCTTGCGAAAAACAAACCGAAATGACCAAAGCGGTTACGTGTGAGAAGCAGGCGATGGAAAAGTGTCAGCTGGAGAGGAGCGCCGTTCAGGCAAAAGAGAACCAGGAAGCGGTCGTCAAGCTGACCGTGATGGAGGGCCAGCTGGAGGTGAACATGACGGAAGTGTCCAGACTCCAGGCGGACATCCTCAACCTCAAGGTGAACTTGCAGCGATCGGAGGAGGAGAAGCTCAAGTCCCAAGCGCAGCTGGAGGTGACCGAGGCCCAAAGGGATGAGCTCCGGACTCTGACCGAGCAGCTCAAAGTCCAGACCGAGGCCTTGAACCAAAAGCACGTCGCCGAGCTCCTCGAgtgcaaaaagaaagaagaggcGCTAACCGAGCAGCGTGACCGAGAGATGGCCGCCCACGCCGAGCTGTCCATCTCCGCCGCCGCCCTGCGAGAAGAGATGGCTGCCCTTAAAGCCGACAACAACCGTCTCGCCCTTGAGATCACCGAAACACGGGAAGGCTTGCACAGGGCCAACACAGAGATGGCCGAGCTGGGGATGAGCATCTGTAAGCTAAGCGCGGAGAAAGAGGAAGCCAAGAAGAACTGGGCCGACGACACCGTCGCCATGGAGGAACTAAGGCATGAGGTTGAGCGGCTGGAGGAATGCGTGGGCCAGTTGCAGCTCGAGAACGAAAGACTGGAAGCGGAGCTGAACCAGAAAGAGAAACTCCCAGAAGCTATCGCCAAACTTCAAGAACAGTTGGTGCAAAGCAGCAACCAGCTGCAGAACCTCAAAGTCTCCAACCAAGAGGAGATGAAATCCCTGAAGTTCCAGATGAGCTCGGAAAACATGACCCATCAAGCCCAGATGAAG AATGTCGAGAAGCAGCTCGCCGACGTCAAAAGCCAGCTTCAAGAGGAGAACGAGAAGGTGTCGCGTTTGCGGGAAAGGGTGTCGGAACTGGAG GCTGAGAATGAGCAGTACCTGCAGCTGAGCGGCGAGAAAGACGCCCACATCACCAAGACTGAAGCGTCGGTTCGCGAGAGCGACGATGCCATCCAGCAGCTGAGAGACGCCCTCGCCAG tgcCGAAAGCTCACACTTGGCCTCGCAAAATGAATGCGAGGCGTTGAAGCGGGAACTGACCGCGACCCAAGACACCCAACAAAATCAGCACCTGAAGATGACGGCCGAGATTGATGACCTTAACAGGACTAAGGTCAATCTGGAGGAGCGCCTCATTGAGCTTATAAG GGACAAAGATGCTCTGTGGCAGAAGTCGGACGCGCTGGAGTTTGAGCAAAAACTGCGAGCGGAGGAGCGCTGGTGGTTGGTTGACAACGATGCTACTCACTGCCTCGGCTGTCAGGGCCAGTTCACCTGGTGGCTGCGCAGGCATCACTGCAG actcTGCGGCCGCATCTTCTGCTACTACTGCAGCAACTACTATGCGATGATCAAGCACAGCGGTAAGAAGGAGCGCTGCTGCCGGGAGTGTCACAGCGGAGTGATGGAACGCTTCATCGCCGCCGAGTTGAGCCTGTCCGATCAGCAGCCTTCTCCACCGGGAGCCGAAGCCCATCCTACTCCTGAGCCGACCCCTGATACACCCACTCCGAGTGTCTCAG TTTCAGACCCGAGCAACAAACCTGACGACGGCGCTTTTGATATCATCACAGAAGAGGAGGTGAACGGCGTCTACGACAGTGACGCGAATTCACAGACCACCGGCGGCTCCTTTGAGGCAGAGCACGAGCAAAGGCCATCCGGATCCCTGAATAT AGGCGTAGGAGAGTTAACCCCTGACGAGCCAGAGGAGAACGTTGCCACGGTACAGGATTCGGAAATCAACCTTCTCAAGTCCGGAGAACTCAC GATGGCCGTCCCGCTCAGCATCGAGGATATTTCCCAGTTTGGCGACGGCTCGCGGGAGCTCTTCATCAAATCCAGCTGTTACAGCGTGGTGACCGTTGCGGTGGCTGACGCGGGGCCGAGCATCGGCTGGATGTTTTCCTCGGAACCAAAAAGCATTTCCTTTAGTGTGGTTTACCGGGAAAATGCTGATG
- the fyco1a gene encoding FYVE and coiled-coil domain-containing protein 1 isoform X2, protein MAAGATVGESQLQRIIRDLHEAVGELAKEYKENGEPITDDSTSLHKFSYKLEYLLQFDQKEKTTFLGTKRDYWDYFTDCLAKIKGANDGIRFVKSITELKTSLGKGRAFIRYSLVHQRLADTLQQCLLNQRVTSEWYYARSPFLKPHLSVDIIIHLYELNEIHFDVASRGYDLDASWPTFARRTLGGASSPGHTWKPPSRSSSINSLASSYSQQASELLSSPEYGQGLLNDLNDSLPACSEDVSTVEELRLELDRSDLKQQELLNKMQQLSAEAEELRGVVVELQRQLDTSLTAQEEQRGLQGELKGLQGREENLSREVERLRSVEKATEAEQLLLQEKLAASEGKNIELLAKLDGVLSEKGQQAASHFDSAQKIHELLDSLKEAEKGKMEAVAEAEEKKRQTERAEEQLRVKAAAAKDVETMLRAQLASESKEKGKLQTRLEKQCHALEKLQGALTLRDKEASHLQRQLQDLQTSLEEKDKGAQEVKRRAQEDLGSQREAFEGEIATLKKQREVKEAELTTSCQKLQLLEDHCQSLSAEKDTLTPKLDNLESCVREKDAKIEDYKTQCANLIELNEKLLSSAKKNDELKKEMAENRATLEGELASLKGSKKQLRRQLDDAKMTVGEKEKGLREENLKLEESLQKANMAAKLSDDKSKHLEEENQRLREEQDTVKQSLFLMQADLKSVHGQIGELEKSLGDSRKNEASLQEQLRAAEAQLQAKEKNLLEVQSRVLTLESMEKELKLAKAACEKQTEMTKAVTCEKQAMEKCQLERSAVQAKENQEAVVKLTVMEGQLEVNMTEVSRLQADILNLKVNLQRSEEEKLKSQAQLEVTEAQRDELRTLTEQLKVQTEALNQKHVAELLECKKKEEALTEQRDREMAAHAELSISAAALREEMAALKADNNRLALEITETREGLHRANTEMAELGMSICKLSAEKEEAKKNWADDTVAMEELRHEVERLEECVGQLQLENERLEAELNQKEKLPEAIAKLQEQLVQSSNQLQNLKVSNQEEMKSLKFQMSSENMTHQAQMKNVEKQLADVKSQLQEENEKVSRLRERVSELEAENEQYLQLSGEKDAHITKTEASVRESDDAIQQLRDALASAESSHLASQNECEALKRELTATQDTQQNQHLKMTAEIDDLNRTKVNLEERLIELIRDKDALWQKSDALEFEQKLRAEERWWLVDNDATHCLGCQGQFTWWLRRHHCRLCGRIFCYYCSNYYAMIKHSGKKERCCRECHSGVMERFIAAELSLSDQQPSPPGAEAHPTPEPTPDTPTPSVSEEEVNGVYDSDANSQTTGGSFEAEHEQRPSGSLNIGVGELTPDEPEENVATVQDSEINLLKSGELTMAVPLSIEDISQFGDGSRELFIKSSCYSVVTVAVADAGPSIGWMFSSEPKSISFSVVYRENADDQLERSKVLIPLTRCNSHKETIQGQLKVRRPGTYALIFDNSFSRFISKKVFYHLTMEKPIIYDGSDFP, encoded by the exons ATGGCTGCTGGGGCTACGGTTGGGGAGAGCCAGCTCCAGAGGATTATCCGAGATCTACATG AAGCTGTTGGGGAGCTTGCTAAAGAGTATAAGGAAAACGGGGAGCCGATTACAGATGACAGCACCAGCCTGCACAAATTCTCCTACAAACTGGAGTACCTGCTACAA TTTGACCAGAAGGAGAAGACAACATTTCTTGGCACAAAAAGAGATTACTGGGATTACTTCACTGATTGCCTGGCTAAAATCAAAGGCGCCAATGATGGCATTCGTTTCGTCAAATCCATAACGGAG CTGAAGACGTCGCTAGGGAAGGGCCGGGCGTTCATTCGTTACTCCCTCGTGCACCAGCGATTGGCTGACACTCTGCAGCAGTGCCTCTTGAACCAGAGAGTCACCAG cGAATGGTACTACGCAAGAAGCCCATTTTTAAAGCCTCACCTCAGTGTGGATATCATCATCCACTTGTACGAACTCAACGAGATTCACTTTGATGTCGCGTCCAGAGGCTATGACCTCGATGCCTCCTGGCCCACCTTTGCTAG GAGGACACTGGGAGGTGCAAGCTCACCTGGACACACATGGAAACCGCCCAGTCGCAGTTCCAGTATTAACAGTTTGGCCAGCAGTTACTCCCAG CAAGCATCTGAGTTGCTTTCCAGCCCCGAGTATGGTCAGGGTTTGCTGAATGACCTGAACgactccctgcctgcctgcagcgAAGACGTCAGCACAGTGGAAGAACTTCGTCTGGAGCTGGACCGCTCCGATCTGAAGCAGCAGGAGCTCCTGAATAAAATGCAGCAGCTGAGCGCGGAGGCTGAGGAGCTCAGAGGGGTTGTGGTGGAGCTCCAGAGACAGCTGGATACATCACTCACCGCGCAAGAGGAGCAACGAGGTTTGCAGGGAGAGTTAAAAGGTCTGCAAGGCAGAGAGGAGAACCTTTCCAGAGAGGTGGAAAGGCTCAGGTCTGTCGAAAAAGCCACGGAGGCCGAGCAGCTCCTCCTCCAGGAAAAGCTGGCGGCCTCTGAGGGGAAGAACATCGAGCTGCTGGCCAAGTTGGACGGAGTTCTGAGTGAGAAGGGCCAGCAGGCGGCCAGTCACTTTGATTCTGCGCAAAAGATACACGAGTTGTTGGACAGCTTGAAGGAGGCAGAGAAGGGCAAGATGGAGGCCGTTGCTGAGGCCGAAGAGAAGAAGAGGCAGACGGAAAGGGCAGAGGAGCAGCTGCGGGTTAAGGCAGCTGCGGCAAAGGATGTTGAAACAATGCTCAGAGCGCAACTTGCATCTGAGTCTAAAGAAAAAGGCAAACTGCAGACCAGACTAGAGAAACAGTGCCACGCCCTTGAAAAGCTCCAAGGCGCCTTGACACTGCGAGACAAAGAGGCCAGCCACTTACAAAGGCAGCTGCAAGACCTCCAAACATCTCTAGAGGAGAAGGACAAAGGGGCGCAGGAGGTGAAAAGGAGAGCACAAGAGGACCTGGGTAGCCAGAGGGAGGCTTTCGAAGGAGAAATTGCCACGTTGAAAAAGCAGCGGGAGGTTAAAGAAGCAGAGCTGACCACCAGCTGCCAAAAGCTGCAACTTCTCGAAGACCACTGCCAAAGCCTGAGTGCCGAGAAGGACACGCTGACCCCAAAGCTTGACAACCTAGAGAGTTGCGTTCGCGAGAAAGACGCAAAGATAGAGGACTACAAGACGCAGTGTGCCAATCTAATAGAATTAAATGAGAAACTGCTGAGCTCGGCAAAGAAAAACGACGAGCTTAAGAAGGAGATGGCAGAGAACCGAGCGACCCTCGAAGGTGAATTAGCATCTCTTAAGGGTTCTAAGAAACAACTACGGAGACAGCTGGACGATGCCAAGATGACTGTGggcgaaaaagaaaaagggttgCGAGAAGAGAATCTCAAACTGGAGGAGAGTCTGCAGAaggccaacatggccgccaagCTCTCAGATGACAAGTCTAAGCATCTCGAGGAGGAGAACCAGAGGCTGAGAGAGGAGCAGGACACGGTGAAACAATCTCTGTTTCTCATGCAGGCCGACTTGAAGAGCGTTCACGGGCAGATTGGCGAGCTGGAGAAGAGCTTGGGAGACTCGCGGAAGAATGAAGCCAGCCTTCAAGAGCAACTGCGGGCCGCGGAGGCGCAGCTCCAGGCTAAAGAGAAGAACCTTCTTGAGGTCCAGTCCAGGGTGCTTACTCTAGAGTCCATGGAGAAGGAGCTGAAGTTGGCGAAAGCAGCTTGCGAAAAACAAACCGAAATGACCAAAGCGGTTACGTGTGAGAAGCAGGCGATGGAAAAGTGTCAGCTGGAGAGGAGCGCCGTTCAGGCAAAAGAGAACCAGGAAGCGGTCGTCAAGCTGACCGTGATGGAGGGCCAGCTGGAGGTGAACATGACGGAAGTGTCCAGACTCCAGGCGGACATCCTCAACCTCAAGGTGAACTTGCAGCGATCGGAGGAGGAGAAGCTCAAGTCCCAAGCGCAGCTGGAGGTGACCGAGGCCCAAAGGGATGAGCTCCGGACTCTGACCGAGCAGCTCAAAGTCCAGACCGAGGCCTTGAACCAAAAGCACGTCGCCGAGCTCCTCGAgtgcaaaaagaaagaagaggcGCTAACCGAGCAGCGTGACCGAGAGATGGCCGCCCACGCCGAGCTGTCCATCTCCGCCGCCGCCCTGCGAGAAGAGATGGCTGCCCTTAAAGCCGACAACAACCGTCTCGCCCTTGAGATCACCGAAACACGGGAAGGCTTGCACAGGGCCAACACAGAGATGGCCGAGCTGGGGATGAGCATCTGTAAGCTAAGCGCGGAGAAAGAGGAAGCCAAGAAGAACTGGGCCGACGACACCGTCGCCATGGAGGAACTAAGGCATGAGGTTGAGCGGCTGGAGGAATGCGTGGGCCAGTTGCAGCTCGAGAACGAAAGACTGGAAGCGGAGCTGAACCAGAAAGAGAAACTCCCAGAAGCTATCGCCAAACTTCAAGAACAGTTGGTGCAAAGCAGCAACCAGCTGCAGAACCTCAAAGTCTCCAACCAAGAGGAGATGAAATCCCTGAAGTTCCAGATGAGCTCGGAAAACATGACCCATCAAGCCCAGATGAAG AATGTCGAGAAGCAGCTCGCCGACGTCAAAAGCCAGCTTCAAGAGGAGAACGAGAAGGTGTCGCGTTTGCGGGAAAGGGTGTCGGAACTGGAG GCTGAGAATGAGCAGTACCTGCAGCTGAGCGGCGAGAAAGACGCCCACATCACCAAGACTGAAGCGTCGGTTCGCGAGAGCGACGATGCCATCCAGCAGCTGAGAGACGCCCTCGCCAG tgcCGAAAGCTCACACTTGGCCTCGCAAAATGAATGCGAGGCGTTGAAGCGGGAACTGACCGCGACCCAAGACACCCAACAAAATCAGCACCTGAAGATGACGGCCGAGATTGATGACCTTAACAGGACTAAGGTCAATCTGGAGGAGCGCCTCATTGAGCTTATAAG GGACAAAGATGCTCTGTGGCAGAAGTCGGACGCGCTGGAGTTTGAGCAAAAACTGCGAGCGGAGGAGCGCTGGTGGTTGGTTGACAACGATGCTACTCACTGCCTCGGCTGTCAGGGCCAGTTCACCTGGTGGCTGCGCAGGCATCACTGCAG actcTGCGGCCGCATCTTCTGCTACTACTGCAGCAACTACTATGCGATGATCAAGCACAGCGGTAAGAAGGAGCGCTGCTGCCGGGAGTGTCACAGCGGAGTGATGGAACGCTTCATCGCCGCCGAGTTGAGCCTGTCCGATCAGCAGCCTTCTCCACCGGGAGCCGAAGCCCATCCTACTCCTGAGCCGACCCCTGATACACCCACTCCGAGTGTCTCAG AAGAGGAGGTGAACGGCGTCTACGACAGTGACGCGAATTCACAGACCACCGGCGGCTCCTTTGAGGCAGAGCACGAGCAAAGGCCATCCGGATCCCTGAATAT AGGCGTAGGAGAGTTAACCCCTGACGAGCCAGAGGAGAACGTTGCCACGGTACAGGATTCGGAAATCAACCTTCTCAAGTCCGGAGAACTCAC GATGGCCGTCCCGCTCAGCATCGAGGATATTTCCCAGTTTGGCGACGGCTCGCGGGAGCTCTTCATCAAATCCAGCTGTTACAGCGTGGTGACCGTTGCGGTGGCTGACGCGGGGCCGAGCATCGGCTGGATGTTTTCCTCGGAACCAAAAAGCATTTCCTTTAGTGTGGTTTACCGGGAAAATGCTGATG
- the xcr1a.1 gene encoding chemokine (C motif) receptor 1a, duplicate 1 — MNDSDISYDYNYDDEVCEKDEVVRFGSIVVPAFFSIVITLSLVGNVLVLVILALYENLKSLTNILILNLAVSDLVFTSGLPFWAIYHSRGWLFHKTLCKIVTFVFFIGFYSSVLFLTVMTVYRYLTVVRPLSDLRPKTVCAGVLVSILLWIVSVGAALPSLLFSNVVFIPHKDKPSLGCEYEDDLWATVGVSQQNLFFLVASAVMAFCYCKILGRITRTRSHTKSRAVKLVLCVVVVFFLGWVPYNVVIFLRLLSNKLVPPFEECDLSIRLDYAFYVCRLVAFSHCCLNPVFYALVGVRFRRHLKTIFLKMFRGPRPVETQQVRMQNIISQGSMY, encoded by the coding sequence ATGAATGACTCCGACATTTCCTACGACTACAACTATGATGACGAAGTATGCGAAAAAGACGAAGTGGTCCGATTCGGCTCCATTGTAGTTCCTGCTTTCTTCTCAATCGTGATCACGCTGAGCCTCGTCGGAAACGTCCTGGTCCTCGTCATCCTGGCTTTGTACGAGAACCTTAAATCTCTAACCAACATTCTCATTCTCAATCTGGCCGTGTCTGACCTGGTCTTCACCAGCGGTCTCCCGTTCTGGGCCATCTACCACAGTCGGGGCTGGCTGTTCCACAAGACCCTCTGCAAAATCGTCACTTTTGTCTTCTTCATCGGGTTTTACAGTAGCGTCCTCTTCCTGACCGTCATGACCGTCTACAGGTATCTGACTGTGGTCCGCCCGCTGTCGGACTTGAGGCCAAAAACTGTATGCGCGGGGGTTCTGGTCTCCATCCTGCTGTGGATAGTCAGCGTGGGCGCGGCCTTGCCCTCTCTGCTCTTCAGTAATGTTGTCTTCATCCCACACAAGGACAAACCCTCCCTGGGTTGCGAGTACGAGGACGATCTGTGGGCAACGGTCGGCGTTTCCCAGCAGAACCTCTTCTTCTTAGTCGCCTCTGCCGTCATGGCTTTCTGCTACTGCAAGATACTGGGCCGAATCACCAGAACCAGATCGCACACCAAGAGCCGAGCGGTAAAACTCGTCTTGTGTGTCGTGGTCGTCTTCTTCCTGGGATGGGTGCCGTATAATGTGGTGATCTTTCTGAGACTTTTATCTAACAAGTTGGTTCCGCCTTTTGAAGAGTGCGACTTAAGTATCCGACTCGATTATGCGTTCTATGTATGCCGACTCGTTGCCTTCTCCCACTGCTGTCTCAACCCGGTCTTTTACGCGCTAGTGGGCGTGAGGTTCAGGCGTCACCTAAAGACAATTTTCTTGAAGATGTTCAGAGGACCGAGGCCTGTCGAGACACAGCAGGTGAGGATGCAAAACATAATCTCACAGGGATCAATGTATTAG